One genomic window of Caenorhabditis elegans chromosome I includes the following:
- the F02E9.10 gene encoding WD_REPEATS_REGION domain-containing protein (Confirmed by transcript evidence), whose amino-acid sequence MDDMMNEEGIPQATIVAKYEKAHNRSVVGIWSFRFCGQIGMLSVSHDCSKLWILQEDSSNNISLDERMVLAKWRTAIQAADISVDGKYMVAVGMNSIVYEVELVNTVKSMAFDFGYLDAVFCAVSPLKTGYVTASYSGHLNEIQHSSNEIIRQEPFPTVKQISCLKYSRDAKYLAIGQLDGAIEMLYSENFKNYHKYEVHSMRIRKIEFLPNEERFLSACDDRLIKLHSLSEFTETDPSRSTKAIRVYSAHDAPVTGLTIDEKSGGTRFASSSASSQIFIWHIEMTTPIMSITNEHTSTISALSFSPTSRHLLSGGDDAMILIYRIPGVGENTPVHVAYYPPVEQPSDITEPESSSQLAEVPSASPYDEHDQQENEPPSDYTQEGGHEYYRSHEEYDENAPAAQYQEYNPYAEPRTPPREDDEEIGNYVYNSTTEHQQNNESASPPAHEQYDPSA is encoded by the exons ATGGATGATATGATGAACGAAGAAGGAATACCGCAGGCGACGATTGTGGCGAAATatgaaaaag CACACAATAGATCGGTTGTTGGAATATGGTCATTCCGATTCTGTGGTCAAATCGGGATGCTTTCAGTGTCACACGATTGTTCAAAACTTTGGATATT gCAAGAAGATTCTTCGAACAACATTTCACTTGATGAGAGAATGGTTTTGGCAAAATGGAGAACTGCAATTCAAGCAGCTGATATTTCTGTTGATGGAAAAT ataTGGTTGCCGTTGGAATGAACTCAATTGTATATGAAGTTGAATTGGTGAATACTGTCAAATCAATGGCTTTTGATTTTGGATATCTTGATGCAGTATTCTGTGCAGTTTCACCTCTTAAAACTGGATATGTTACTGCTTCATATTCTGGTCATTTAAATGAAATCCAGCATTCTTCTAATGAAATTATTCGTCAAGAACCGTTCCCAACAGTGAAGCAGATTAGTTGCTTGAAATAT AGTCGTGACGCGAAATATTTGGCTATCGGACAATTGGATGGTGCCATCGAAATGCTATATTCGGAAAACTTTAAGAATTATCACAAATACGAAG TTCATTCGATgagaatcagaaaaatcgagtttCTTCCTAATGAGGAGAGATTTTTGTCAGCTTGTGACGACCGACTCATCAAATTGCATTCACTCAGTGAATT cactgAAACGGATCCATCTCGATCTACAAAAGCCATCCGAGTCTATTCTGCACATGACGCTCCAGTCACCGGTCTCACGATTGACGAGAAATCTGGAGGAACGAGATTCGCGAGTTCATCAGCTTCATCTCAAATATTCATCTGGCATATTGAGATGACGACTCCGATTATGTCAATCACGAATGAACATacttcaacaatttcagcaCTTTCATTCTCACCAACTAGTCGGCATTTGTTGTCTGGTGGAGATGATGCTATGATTCTTATCTACCGTATTCCAGGAGTTGGAGAAAATACTCCAGTGCATGTT GCATACTATCCTCCAGTTGAACAACCCTCCGATATAACTGAACCCGAATCATCTTCCCAACTTGCCGAAGTACCATCAGCATCACCGTACGATGAGCATGACCAACAAGAAAATGAGCCACCGAGCGACTACACTCAAGAAGGAGGACATGAATATTATCGGTCACATGAAGAATACGACG AAAATGCTCCAGCTGCTCAATATCAAGAGTATAATCCGTACGCAGAGCCACGAACACCACCACGTGAAGATGAtgaggaaattggaaattatgtGTACAACAGTACTACAGAACATCAGCAAAATA atgaatctGCCTCTCCACCAGCACATGAACAATATGATCCATCGGCCTGA
- the F02E9.10 gene encoding WD_REPEATS_REGION domain-containing protein (Confirmed by transcript evidence) produces the protein MDDMMNEEGIPQATIVAKYEKAHNRSVVGIWSFRFCGQIGMLSVSHDCSKLWILQEDSSNNISLDERMVLAKWRTAIQAADISVDGKYMVAVGMNSIVYEVELVNTVKSMAFDFGYLDAVFCAVSPLKTGYVTASYSGHLNEIQHSSNEIIRQEPFPTVKQISCLKYSRDAKYLAIGQLDGAIEMLYSENFKNYHKYEVHSMRIRKIEFLPNEERFLSACDDRLIKLHSLSEFTETDPSRSTKAIRVYSAHDAPVTGLTIDEKSGGTRFASSSASSQIFIWHIEMTTPIMSITNEHTSTISALSFSPTSRHLLSGGDDAMILIYRIPGVGENTPVHVAYYPPVEQPSDITEPESSSQLAEVPSASPYDEHDQQENEPPSDYTQEGGHEYYRSHEEYDAAQYQEYNPYAEPRTPPREDDEEIGNYVYNSTTEHQQNNESASPPAHEQYDPSA, from the exons ATGGATGATATGATGAACGAAGAAGGAATACCGCAGGCGACGATTGTGGCGAAATatgaaaaag CACACAATAGATCGGTTGTTGGAATATGGTCATTCCGATTCTGTGGTCAAATCGGGATGCTTTCAGTGTCACACGATTGTTCAAAACTTTGGATATT gCAAGAAGATTCTTCGAACAACATTTCACTTGATGAGAGAATGGTTTTGGCAAAATGGAGAACTGCAATTCAAGCAGCTGATATTTCTGTTGATGGAAAAT ataTGGTTGCCGTTGGAATGAACTCAATTGTATATGAAGTTGAATTGGTGAATACTGTCAAATCAATGGCTTTTGATTTTGGATATCTTGATGCAGTATTCTGTGCAGTTTCACCTCTTAAAACTGGATATGTTACTGCTTCATATTCTGGTCATTTAAATGAAATCCAGCATTCTTCTAATGAAATTATTCGTCAAGAACCGTTCCCAACAGTGAAGCAGATTAGTTGCTTGAAATAT AGTCGTGACGCGAAATATTTGGCTATCGGACAATTGGATGGTGCCATCGAAATGCTATATTCGGAAAACTTTAAGAATTATCACAAATACGAAG TTCATTCGATgagaatcagaaaaatcgagtttCTTCCTAATGAGGAGAGATTTTTGTCAGCTTGTGACGACCGACTCATCAAATTGCATTCACTCAGTGAATT cactgAAACGGATCCATCTCGATCTACAAAAGCCATCCGAGTCTATTCTGCACATGACGCTCCAGTCACCGGTCTCACGATTGACGAGAAATCTGGAGGAACGAGATTCGCGAGTTCATCAGCTTCATCTCAAATATTCATCTGGCATATTGAGATGACGACTCCGATTATGTCAATCACGAATGAACATacttcaacaatttcagcaCTTTCATTCTCACCAACTAGTCGGCATTTGTTGTCTGGTGGAGATGATGCTATGATTCTTATCTACCGTATTCCAGGAGTTGGAGAAAATACTCCAGTGCATGTT GCATACTATCCTCCAGTTGAACAACCCTCCGATATAACTGAACCCGAATCATCTTCCCAACTTGCCGAAGTACCATCAGCATCACCGTACGATGAGCATGACCAACAAGAAAATGAGCCACCGAGCGACTACACTCAAGAAGGAGGACATGAATATTATCGGTCACATGAAGAATACGACG CTGCTCAATATCAAGAGTATAATCCGTACGCAGAGCCACGAACACCACCACGTGAAGATGAtgaggaaattggaaattatgtGTACAACAGTACTACAGAACATCAGCAAAATA atgaatctGCCTCTCCACCAGCACATGAACAATATGATCCATCGGCCTGA
- the F02E9.10 gene encoding WD_REPEATS_REGION domain-containing protein (Confirmed by transcript evidence): MDDMMNEEGIPQATIVAKYEKAHNRSVVGIWSFRFCGQIGMLSVSHDCSKLWILQEDSSNNISLDERMVLAKWRTAIQAADISVDGKYMVAVGMNSIVYEVELSRDAKYLAIGQLDGAIEMLYSENFKNYHKYEVHSMRIRKIEFLPNEERFLSACDDRLIKLHSLSEFTETDPSRSTKAIRVYSAHDAPVTGLTIDEKSGGTRFASSSASSQIFIWHIEMTTPIMSITNEHTSTISALSFSPTSRHLLSGGDDAMILIYRIPGVGENTPVHVAYYPPVEQPSDITEPESSSQLAEVPSASPYDEHDQQENEPPSDYTQEGGHEYYRSHEEYDAAQYQEYNPYAEPRTPPREDDEEIGNYVYNSTTEHQQNNESASPPAHEQYDPSA; encoded by the exons ATGGATGATATGATGAACGAAGAAGGAATACCGCAGGCGACGATTGTGGCGAAATatgaaaaag CACACAATAGATCGGTTGTTGGAATATGGTCATTCCGATTCTGTGGTCAAATCGGGATGCTTTCAGTGTCACACGATTGTTCAAAACTTTGGATATT gCAAGAAGATTCTTCGAACAACATTTCACTTGATGAGAGAATGGTTTTGGCAAAATGGAGAACTGCAATTCAAGCAGCTGATATTTCTGTTGATGGAAAAT ataTGGTTGCCGTTGGAATGAACTCAATTGTATATGAAGTTGAATTG AGTCGTGACGCGAAATATTTGGCTATCGGACAATTGGATGGTGCCATCGAAATGCTATATTCGGAAAACTTTAAGAATTATCACAAATACGAAG TTCATTCGATgagaatcagaaaaatcgagtttCTTCCTAATGAGGAGAGATTTTTGTCAGCTTGTGACGACCGACTCATCAAATTGCATTCACTCAGTGAATT cactgAAACGGATCCATCTCGATCTACAAAAGCCATCCGAGTCTATTCTGCACATGACGCTCCAGTCACCGGTCTCACGATTGACGAGAAATCTGGAGGAACGAGATTCGCGAGTTCATCAGCTTCATCTCAAATATTCATCTGGCATATTGAGATGACGACTCCGATTATGTCAATCACGAATGAACATacttcaacaatttcagcaCTTTCATTCTCACCAACTAGTCGGCATTTGTTGTCTGGTGGAGATGATGCTATGATTCTTATCTACCGTATTCCAGGAGTTGGAGAAAATACTCCAGTGCATGTT GCATACTATCCTCCAGTTGAACAACCCTCCGATATAACTGAACCCGAATCATCTTCCCAACTTGCCGAAGTACCATCAGCATCACCGTACGATGAGCATGACCAACAAGAAAATGAGCCACCGAGCGACTACACTCAAGAAGGAGGACATGAATATTATCGGTCACATGAAGAATACGACG CTGCTCAATATCAAGAGTATAATCCGTACGCAGAGCCACGAACACCACCACGTGAAGATGAtgaggaaattggaaattatgtGTACAACAGTACTACAGAACATCAGCAAAATA atgaatctGCCTCTCCACCAGCACATGAACAATATGATCCATCGGCCTGA